In one Streptomyces venezuelae genomic region, the following are encoded:
- a CDS encoding terpene synthase family protein, whose translation MTTDISAPRQTELSGMMRHWEKSTTKFAEAFEQYIGRGPEMVPLTDAELREIIDACNTAVAPFGKSVSDERWISYMDVVRWSQSARHIKDMEAFKAVCILNCVTFVWDDMDPALHDFDAFFPELRKICEKYYSEEDARFALEGARAFITSDHMFRGSPIKEVLCTTSPEQYFRFRVTDVGVDFWMNMSYPIYRNAEFTEHAKTGLAARMTTRGLAIVNDFYSYDREVSLGQITNCFRLCDVSDQSDFERFFEDRLDDIIEDLRCIAAFDDITRDVLFDLVYGNFVWTTSNKRYKAAVNNVNSRIQ comes from the coding sequence ATGACCACTGACATTTCCGCACCCCGGCAGACCGAACTCTCCGGCATGATGCGGCACTGGGAGAAAAGCACCACGAAGTTCGCGGAGGCTTTCGAGCAGTACATCGGGAGGGGCCCGGAGATGGTGCCCCTCACCGATGCCGAACTGCGGGAGATCATCGACGCCTGCAACACGGCGGTGGCGCCTTTCGGGAAGTCGGTCTCGGACGAGCGCTGGATCTCGTACATGGATGTCGTCCGGTGGTCGCAGAGCGCCCGCCACATCAAAGACATGGAGGCCTTCAAGGCCGTCTGCATCCTGAATTGCGTCACCTTCGTGTGGGACGACATGGATCCGGCGCTGCACGACTTCGACGCCTTCTTTCCCGAACTGCGGAAGATCTGCGAGAAGTACTACAGCGAGGAAGACGCCCGATTCGCCCTCGAAGGGGCACGCGCCTTCATCACCAGCGACCACATGTTCCGCGGCTCACCCATCAAGGAAGTGCTCTGCACCACTTCCCCGGAGCAGTACTTCAGGTTCCGGGTCACTGATGTGGGCGTCGACTTCTGGATGAACATGTCGTACCCGATCTACCGCAACGCGGAATTCACCGAACACGCGAAGACGGGTCTGGCCGCCCGTATGACGACACGCGGTCTCGCGATCGTCAACGACTTCTATTCCTATGACCGCGAGGTGTCGCTGGGGCAGATAACCAACTGCTTCCGGCTGTGCGACGTGTCGGACCAGAGCGACTTCGAGCGGTTCTTCGAGGACCGGCTCGACGACATCATCGAGGACCTGCGCTGCATAGCCGCCTTCGACGACATCACGCGAGATGTCCTGTTCGACCTCGTTTACGGCAACTTCGTGTGGACCACCAGCAACAAGCGGTACAAAGCGGCCGTGAACAACGTCAACTCGCGTATTCAGTAG
- a CDS encoding suppressor of fused domain protein has translation MADVLALVEARLRTGLGEPDARAAVTFLGTDRVEVLRFTDGDVVRYATLGMSAQPMADPTAALADPVKGPRAELVLSVRGGLADTDKVLRPLAVLAASPVVEGLIVAPGASLDVGEPLWPGAPFTSVLVAESGGLVEDLALDEPMDPVRFLPVLPMTPNEAAWKRVHGAAALQERWLNSGTDLRDPLRKSVSLD, from the coding sequence ATGGCTGATGTTCTTGCGCTGGTCGAGGCTCGTCTCCGTACTGGCCTGGGGGAACCCGACGCGCGCGCCGCGGTGACCTTCCTCGGGACCGACCGCGTCGAAGTGCTGCGGTTCACGGACGGCGACGTGGTGCGCTACGCCACGCTCGGCATGTCGGCCCAGCCGATGGCCGACCCCACCGCCGCGCTGGCCGACCCGGTCAAGGGCCCGCGCGCCGAGCTGGTGCTCTCGGTGCGCGGGGGGCTCGCCGACACGGACAAGGTGCTGCGTCCGCTCGCGGTCCTCGCCGCCTCGCCGGTGGTCGAGGGGCTGATCGTGGCGCCGGGCGCGTCGCTGGACGTGGGTGAACCGCTCTGGCCGGGCGCGCCGTTCACCTCTGTGCTGGTGGCGGAGTCCGGCGGCCTGGTGGAGGATCTCGCGCTGGACGAGCCGATGGATCCCGTACGGTTCCTGCCGGTGCTCCCCATGACGCCGAACGAGGCGGCGTGGAAGCGGGTGCACGGCGCGGCCGCCCTCCAGGAGCGCTGGCTGAACAGCGGAACGGACCTGCGCGATCCGCTGCGCAAGTCCGTGTCCCTGGACTGA
- a CDS encoding DUF6758 family protein encodes MRGEPSCPKCGGRVRAPGLFADSWQCDVHGTVHPLQPVIPPSVEALQVVVHRTQVPVWMPWPLPVGWLFTGVACAGDDRSGGRATAVACSGPAPLGGVGELVLVAEELGVGLGARYAGIDGPDPGPRMSVEKPPQTKLLAAGRPTPMWHVSGTPDDRAVFAGEARGLWLWAIAWPEQSGLLMYDELVLTDLRDAGAEVDLLPCGALSPRLLTP; translated from the coding sequence ATGAGGGGCGAACCCAGTTGCCCGAAGTGTGGTGGCCGGGTCAGGGCTCCCGGTCTCTTTGCCGACTCCTGGCAGTGCGATGTGCACGGCACGGTGCACCCGCTGCAGCCCGTGATCCCGCCCAGCGTCGAGGCCCTCCAGGTCGTGGTGCACCGCACGCAGGTCCCGGTGTGGATGCCGTGGCCGCTGCCGGTCGGCTGGCTGTTCACGGGCGTGGCCTGCGCGGGCGACGACAGGAGCGGCGGCCGGGCGACGGCCGTGGCCTGCTCGGGCCCCGCGCCGCTCGGCGGCGTCGGTGAGCTGGTGCTCGTCGCCGAGGAGCTCGGCGTCGGACTCGGCGCGCGGTACGCGGGCATCGACGGCCCCGACCCGGGCCCCCGCATGAGCGTCGAGAAGCCGCCGCAGACCAAGCTGCTCGCCGCCGGGCGGCCGACACCGATGTGGCACGTCTCCGGGACGCCGGACGACCGCGCCGTCTTCGCGGGGGAGGCGCGCGGCCTGTGGCTGTGGGCCATCGCGTGGCCGGAGCAGTCGGGCCTGCTCATGTACGACGAGCTGGTCCTCACGGATCTGCGGGACGCGGGCGCGGAGGTGGACCTGCTGCCGTGCGGGGCGCTGTCGCCGCGGCTGCTCACGCCGTGA
- a CDS encoding MarC family protein: protein MFDVAVFGSLFLTLFVIMDPPGITPIFLGLTAGRPAKVQQRMAFQAVCVAFGVISVFGLVGHQILNYLHVSVPALMIAGGLLLLLIALDLLTGKTDEPKQTKDVNVALVPLGMPLLAGPGAIVSVILAVQDADSVGTQISVWAAIVAMHVVLWLVMRYSLLIIRVIKDGGVVLVTRLAGMMLSAIAVQQIINGVTQVINGG from the coding sequence GTGTTCGACGTCGCCGTTTTTGGTTCCCTCTTCCTCACGCTTTTCGTGATCATGGACCCCCCGGGGATCACCCCGATCTTCCTCGGTCTCACCGCGGGCCGCCCCGCCAAGGTGCAGCAGCGGATGGCCTTCCAGGCCGTGTGCGTCGCCTTCGGCGTCATCTCGGTCTTCGGCCTCGTGGGCCACCAGATCCTGAACTACCTGCATGTCTCCGTCCCCGCACTCATGATCGCGGGCGGCCTGCTGCTGCTCCTCATCGCGCTCGACCTGCTCACCGGCAAGACCGACGAGCCGAAGCAGACCAAGGACGTCAACGTTGCGCTGGTCCCGCTGGGCATGCCGCTGCTCGCGGGCCCCGGCGCGATCGTCTCCGTCATCCTCGCCGTGCAGGACGCCGACAGCGTCGGCACGCAGATCTCCGTCTGGGCGGCGATCGTGGCCATGCACGTGGTGCTCTGGCTGGTGATGCGGTACTCGCTGCTGATCATCCGCGTCATCAAGGACGGCGGCGTCGTGCTCGTGACGCGGCTCGCGGGCATGATGCTGTCCGCCATCGCCGTGCAGCAGATCATCAACGGCGTGACGCAGGTGATCAACGGCGGTTAG
- a CDS encoding magnesium and cobalt transport protein CorA, whose amino-acid sequence MSMIRDLRAAVRPSLRKDGTAYPSSPASYDTYDATRDAASAVVDCAVYRDGSRLECADALTPHEAMLEVRRRGGFAWIGLHEPTEAEFAGIAAEFGLHPLAVEDAVHAHQRPKLERYDDTLFTVFKTIHYVEHTELTATSEVVETGEVMCFTGRDFFITVRHGGHGSLRALRRRLQEDPELLAKGPSAVLHTIADHVVDGYIAVADAMQDDIDDVESEVFSAPSKGKGSSRGVDAGRIYQLKREVLEFKRAVSPLLRPMLLLSERPMRLVDPDIQKYFRDVADHLTRVQEQVIGFDELLNSILQANLAQAAVAQNEDMRKITSWAAIIAVPTAVCGVYGMNFKHMPELHWRYGYPMVLALIGGVCFAIHRTLKRNGWL is encoded by the coding sequence ATGTCGATGATCCGCGACCTTCGTGCCGCCGTCCGCCCCTCGCTGCGCAAGGACGGCACCGCCTATCCCTCGTCCCCCGCGTCCTACGACACCTACGACGCCACCCGTGACGCCGCGTCAGCCGTCGTCGACTGCGCCGTCTACCGCGACGGAAGCCGACTTGAGTGCGCCGACGCCCTCACCCCGCACGAGGCGATGCTCGAAGTCCGCCGCCGGGGCGGCTTCGCCTGGATCGGCCTGCACGAGCCGACCGAGGCCGAATTCGCCGGTATCGCGGCCGAGTTCGGGCTGCACCCGCTCGCCGTCGAGGACGCCGTCCACGCCCACCAGCGACCCAAGCTGGAGCGGTACGACGACACGCTGTTCACCGTCTTCAAGACCATCCACTACGTCGAGCACACCGAACTCACCGCCACCAGCGAGGTCGTGGAGACCGGCGAGGTGATGTGCTTCACCGGCCGGGACTTCTTCATCACCGTCCGGCACGGCGGCCACGGCTCGCTGCGCGCCCTGCGCCGCCGCCTCCAGGAGGACCCGGAGCTGCTCGCCAAGGGCCCCTCCGCCGTCCTGCACACCATCGCCGACCACGTCGTCGACGGGTACATCGCGGTCGCCGACGCCATGCAGGACGACATCGACGACGTGGAGAGCGAGGTCTTCTCCGCACCGAGCAAGGGCAAGGGGAGCTCGCGCGGCGTCGACGCCGGTCGGATCTACCAGCTCAAGCGCGAGGTCCTGGAGTTCAAGCGGGCCGTGTCCCCGCTCCTGCGCCCGATGCTGCTGCTCAGCGAGCGGCCGATGCGGCTCGTCGACCCCGACATCCAGAAGTACTTCCGTGACGTCGCCGACCACCTGACGCGCGTCCAGGAACAGGTCATCGGCTTCGACGAGCTCCTCAACTCGATCCTCCAGGCCAACCTCGCGCAGGCCGCCGTCGCGCAGAACGAGGACATGCGCAAGATCACCTCGTGGGCGGCGATCATCGCCGTCCCGACGGCCGTCTGCGGGGTCTACGGCATGAACTTCAAGCACATGCCCGAACTGCACTGGCGGTACGGCTACCCGATGGTGCTCGCCCTCATCGGCGGCGTCTGCTTCGCGATCCACCGGACCCTGAAGCGCAACGGCTGGCTGTGA
- a CDS encoding cytochrome P450: MTTAKESVKQERSWSFGTAPGAVPLLGHALALWRRPLDFLASLPAHGDLVEIRLGPSRAYLACHPELVHHVLVNPRVFDKGGVFDKARQLLGNSLSVSRGDDHRFQRRVIQPAFHATKIADYTAAVGDDTRAAIDAWRPGQTQDIGEAMHALLMRVAARTLFSTSVDTATIEEARQCLLTVSEGIYKRTVAPLGLKEKLPTAENRRYAWSNTRLREIVETMISERRRSDEDHGDLLSTLLRAEHPESGQRLTDEEVLDQVVTFLVAGSETTASTLAFVFHLMGAHPEVEERVHAEIDAAVGDRSPVFDDLPKLEYTRAVITEALRLYPPSWMSMRVASADTELGGHPIPSGAMVVYSAWAMHHNPELFPEPEKFDPGRWLDERAKNVPRGALLPFGAGSHKCIGDVLALTETALIVATIASRWRLRPVPGSTLKPQPKATLEAGTLPMRCEQRRPS; this comes from the coding sequence GTGACCACGGCGAAGGAATCCGTCAAACAGGAACGCTCCTGGTCGTTCGGGACCGCACCGGGAGCGGTCCCCCTCCTGGGGCACGCGCTCGCGCTCTGGCGCCGTCCGCTGGACTTCCTGGCCTCCCTGCCCGCCCACGGGGACCTGGTCGAGATCCGGCTCGGCCCGAGCCGCGCCTATCTGGCCTGCCACCCCGAGCTCGTCCACCACGTGCTGGTGAACCCCCGCGTGTTCGACAAGGGCGGCGTCTTCGACAAGGCCCGCCAGCTGCTCGGCAACAGCCTCTCCGTGTCCCGCGGCGACGACCACCGCTTCCAACGGCGCGTCATCCAGCCCGCGTTCCACGCGACCAAGATCGCCGACTACACCGCGGCGGTCGGCGACGACACCCGCGCCGCGATCGACGCTTGGCGGCCCGGGCAGACGCAGGACATCGGCGAGGCCATGCACGCCCTCCTCATGCGGGTCGCCGCGAGGACGCTCTTCTCCACCAGCGTCGACACGGCGACCATCGAGGAGGCGCGGCAGTGTCTGCTCACCGTCTCCGAGGGCATCTACAAGCGCACGGTCGCACCGCTCGGCCTGAAGGAGAAGCTGCCCACGGCCGAGAACCGGCGCTACGCGTGGTCGAACACACGGCTGCGGGAGATCGTCGAGACGATGATCAGTGAGCGCCGCCGGTCCGACGAGGACCACGGCGACCTCCTCTCCACCCTCCTGCGGGCCGAACACCCGGAGTCCGGGCAGCGTCTGACGGACGAGGAGGTCCTCGACCAGGTCGTCACCTTCCTGGTGGCGGGCAGCGAGACGACCGCCTCGACGCTCGCCTTCGTCTTCCACCTGATGGGCGCGCACCCCGAGGTCGAGGAGCGGGTGCACGCCGAGATCGACGCCGCCGTCGGGGACCGCTCACCGGTCTTCGACGACCTCCCGAAGCTGGAGTACACCCGCGCGGTCATCACCGAGGCGCTGCGCCTGTATCCGCCGTCCTGGATGTCCATGCGGGTGGCGTCGGCCGACACCGAGCTCGGCGGGCACCCGATCCCGTCGGGCGCCATGGTCGTGTACAGCGCCTGGGCCATGCACCACAACCCCGAACTCTTCCCCGAGCCGGAGAAGTTCGACCCCGGCCGCTGGCTGGACGAGCGCGCGAAGAACGTGCCGCGCGGGGCCCTGCTGCCGTTCGGGGCGGGCAGCCACAAGTGCATCGGCGATGTGCTCGCGCTCACCGAGACCGCCCTCATCGTGGCGACCATCGCCAGCCGGTGGCGGCTCCGCCCCGTGCCCGGCAGCACGCTGAAGCCGCAGCCCAAGGCCACCCTCGAAGCCGGCACGCTGCCCATGCGCTGCGAACAGCGCCGGCCGTCCTGA
- a CDS encoding cytochrome P450, which yields MGTRTAHQQPATHDWRFAAAPGRLPLIGHAVQMARRPTEFLSSLPAHGDLVELRLGPNRAFLPCHPDLVQQILLNARVYDTGGPVKEKARPILGNGLITSDWADHRRQRRLVQPAFHTARLPAYAEVMQYESEVEARAWEAGRAIDISNTMQALTARVTARALFSTDIAGKAVAEIQHCLPVIVHGAYRQAMDPTGLFAKLPIAANRRFDEALTRMHRLINQIVEDYRRTDDDRGDLLSALLTAEDPETGGRLDDQEVHDQVMTLLLAGIETTASALAWTFHLLGRNPKVEAALHAELDEVLDGRVAGYADIPDLDYSRRVFTESLRLYPPAWLYTRTTTEATELAGRELPPNSDILVSPYVLHHNPALFKDPESFDPDRWLPERTKDVSRGSYLPFGAGSRKCIGDVFGMTEATIALATIASRWRLRPVPNTKVRPRPHMSLSAGPLPMIPSRR from the coding sequence ATGGGTACGAGAACCGCGCACCAGCAGCCCGCGACACACGACTGGCGGTTCGCCGCCGCGCCGGGACGTCTGCCGCTGATCGGGCACGCCGTACAGATGGCCCGCAGGCCGACGGAGTTCCTGTCCTCGCTGCCGGCCCACGGCGACCTGGTCGAACTCCGGCTCGGCCCCAACCGCGCCTTCCTGCCCTGCCATCCCGACCTGGTCCAGCAGATCCTGCTCAACGCGCGCGTCTACGACACGGGCGGACCGGTGAAGGAGAAGGCCCGCCCGATCCTGGGCAACGGCCTGATCACCTCCGACTGGGCGGACCACCGCAGGCAGCGGCGGCTGGTGCAGCCCGCCTTCCACACCGCGCGGCTCCCCGCGTACGCCGAGGTGATGCAGTACGAGAGCGAGGTCGAGGCCCGGGCATGGGAGGCGGGCAGGGCCATCGACATCAGCAACACCATGCAGGCGCTGACCGCCCGGGTCACCGCCCGCGCGCTGTTCTCCACCGACATCGCGGGCAAGGCGGTCGCCGAGATCCAGCACTGCCTGCCGGTCATCGTGCACGGCGCGTACCGGCAGGCGATGGACCCCACCGGGCTGTTCGCGAAGCTCCCCATCGCGGCCAACCGCCGCTTCGACGAGGCGCTGACCCGCATGCACCGGCTGATCAACCAGATCGTCGAGGACTACCGGCGCACCGACGACGACCGCGGCGACCTGCTGTCGGCGCTGCTCACCGCCGAGGACCCGGAGACCGGCGGCCGCCTGGACGACCAGGAGGTCCACGACCAGGTCATGACGCTGCTGCTGGCCGGGATCGAGACGACGGCCAGCGCCCTCGCCTGGACCTTCCACCTCCTCGGGCGGAATCCGAAGGTCGAGGCGGCCCTGCACGCCGAGCTCGACGAGGTGCTCGACGGCCGGGTGGCCGGCTACGCCGACATCCCGGACCTCGACTACAGCCGCAGGGTGTTCACCGAGAGCCTGCGGCTCTACCCGCCCGCCTGGCTCTACACGCGGACCACCACGGAGGCCACGGAACTCGCGGGACGAGAGCTCCCGCCGAACTCCGACATCCTGGTCAGCCCCTACGTCCTGCACCACAACCCCGCGCTGTTCAAGGACCCCGAGTCCTTCGACCCCGACCGGTGGCTCCCGGAGCGGACGAAGGACGTGTCGCGCGGCAGCTATCTGCCGTTCGGCGCCGGCAGCCGCAAGTGCATCGGGGACGTGTTCGGCATGACGGAGGCGACGATCGCCCTGGCGACCATCGCGTCGCGCTGGCGGCTGCGGCCCGTGCCGAACACGAAGGTCCGGCCGCGGCCGCACATGAGCCTCAGCGCAGGACCGCTCCCGATGATCCCGTCGCGGCGCTAA
- a CDS encoding polyprenyl synthetase family protein, giving the protein MDDTLTDFLESKNDATAQPHLPYLSQLVGDFLAGGKRIRPLLCVTGWHAIGCGDDVEPIIRVAACLELFHAFALIHDDVMDNSDTRRGRPTIHRTMAAHRALSRGSDDAEWFGVSAAVLLGDLTLTWSDELLHKAGLTRTQLDAALPLIGEMRTELMLGQYLDLHATGGLTDDVDATLNIYRYKTAKYTIERPLHIGAAIAGAGPAVLTAFSDYALPLGEAFQLRDDLLGVYGDPLVTGKSRLDDLRAGKNTALTALALSRATSEQTDRLRRLLGDPLLDEDGADVVRGIFEATGARAGIERMIDDRRRQALRALERAPFTTDATVALEQITRKAIVRDS; this is encoded by the coding sequence GTGGACGACACGCTCACGGACTTTCTGGAATCCAAGAACGACGCCACGGCACAACCGCACCTGCCCTATCTCTCGCAGCTGGTGGGGGATTTCCTGGCGGGGGGCAAGCGCATCCGCCCCCTTCTCTGCGTGACGGGCTGGCACGCGATCGGGTGCGGTGACGACGTCGAACCGATCATTCGGGTCGCCGCCTGCCTGGAGTTGTTCCACGCCTTCGCGCTCATCCATGACGACGTCATGGACAACAGCGACACCCGCCGCGGCCGCCCCACCATTCACCGCACGATGGCGGCGCACCGCGCCCTGTCGCGGGGTTCGGACGACGCCGAATGGTTCGGTGTGAGCGCCGCGGTCCTGCTCGGCGATCTCACCCTCACCTGGTCCGACGAACTCCTGCACAAGGCCGGGCTCACCCGCACCCAACTCGACGCGGCGCTGCCGCTGATCGGCGAAATGCGCACCGAGTTGATGCTGGGTCAGTACCTCGACCTGCATGCCACCGGCGGGCTGACGGACGACGTCGACGCCACGCTGAACATCTACCGGTACAAGACGGCCAAGTACACCATCGAGCGCCCCTTGCACATCGGTGCGGCCATCGCGGGCGCCGGACCGGCGGTCCTGACCGCCTTCAGCGACTACGCGCTCCCGCTCGGCGAGGCCTTCCAGCTCCGCGACGACCTGCTCGGGGTGTACGGCGACCCGCTGGTCACCGGGAAGTCCCGGCTCGACGACCTTCGGGCGGGCAAGAACACCGCCCTGACCGCGCTCGCGCTCAGCCGCGCGACCAGCGAGCAGACGGACCGGCTTCGCCGGCTGCTCGGCGATCCGCTCCTCGACGAGGACGGCGCCGACGTCGTGCGCGGCATCTTCGAGGCGACCGGCGCACGGGCCGGCATCGAGCGCATGATCGACGACCGCAGGCGACAGGCGCTGCGCGCCCTGGAACGGGCCCCGTTCACCACGGACGCGACCGTCGCCCTTGAGCAGATCACCCGCAAGGCCATTGTGAGGGACTCATGA
- a CDS encoding PHP domain-containing protein: MRIDLHTHSTASDGTDTPAELVRNAAAAGLDVVALTDHDTTRGYAEAKKALSELGELSKGLTLVTGAELSFKLNGMGLHMLAYLFDPEEPELARECELVRDDRVPRAKAMIEKLQGLGVPVTWEQVARIAGDGSVGRPHIAEALVELGVVPTVSDAFTAEWLADGGRAYADKHELDPFDAIRLVKAAGGVTVLAHPGASKRGKVVPESVIADLGAAGLDGIEVDHMDHTPETRARLRALAGDLDLLVTGSSDYHGTRKTCVLGEFTTDPEIYGEITRRATGAFPVPGAGGRPAA, from the coding sequence GTGCGCATCGATCTGCACACCCACTCCACCGCCTCCGACGGCACGGACACCCCGGCCGAGCTGGTCCGCAACGCGGCGGCCGCCGGCCTCGACGTCGTCGCGCTGACCGACCACGACACCACCCGGGGATACGCCGAGGCGAAGAAGGCCCTGAGCGAGCTGGGCGAGCTGTCGAAGGGGCTGACCCTGGTGACCGGCGCCGAGCTCTCCTTCAAACTCAACGGCATGGGCCTGCACATGCTGGCCTACCTCTTCGACCCCGAGGAGCCGGAGCTCGCCCGCGAGTGCGAGCTGGTCCGCGACGACCGGGTGCCGCGCGCGAAGGCGATGATCGAGAAGCTGCAGGGGCTCGGCGTGCCGGTCACCTGGGAGCAGGTCGCACGCATCGCGGGCGACGGCTCGGTGGGCCGCCCGCACATCGCCGAGGCGCTCGTCGAGCTGGGTGTCGTGCCCACCGTCTCCGACGCCTTCACCGCCGAGTGGCTCGCCGACGGCGGCCGCGCGTACGCCGACAAGCATGAACTCGACCCCTTCGACGCGATCCGCCTGGTCAAGGCGGCCGGTGGCGTCACCGTCCTCGCGCACCCCGGCGCCAGCAAGCGCGGCAAGGTCGTCCCGGAGAGCGTGATAGCCGACCTCGGGGCAGCGGGCCTGGACGGCATCGAGGTCGACCACATGGACCACACGCCCGAGACCCGCGCCCGGCTGCGCGCCCTCGCGGGGGACCTCGACCTGCTGGTCACCGGGTCCAGCGACTACCACGGCACCCGCAAGACCTGCGTACTCGGCGAGTTCACCACGGACCCCGAGATCTACGGCGAGATCACGCGCCGGGCCACGGGAGCGTTCCCGGTGCCCGGAGCGGGCGGACGCCCCGCCGCCTGA
- a CDS encoding MFS transporter gives MNSSTGGPAEGDPFDAGAGSLLRQPKAVWATAGASVVAFMGIGLVDPILPSIAKGLDASASQVSLLFTSYFLITAVAMLVTGFASSRIGGKKTLLLGLALVVVFAALSGTSGSVGELVGFRAGWGLGNALFVSTALAVIVGAAAGGSAAAILLYESALGLGMACGPLVGALLGDASWRYPFFGTAALMAIGFLCITAFLKEQPKPARKTSLLDPVKALGHGGLASAAASAFFYNYTFFTVLAFTPFVLNMSPYKSGAVFFAWGVLLAVFSVLVAPRLQARFGSLKVLGGSLVLLAADVLVLGYGNHTVAVVCTILSGAFIGVNNTVYTELALGVSDAPRPVASAGYNFVRWFAAAAAPFFAPKIEEWSNIHIPFVVAAVTAVLGAAVVWVRRNALTHEAEELEPKHATEDSVTVFAN, from the coding sequence ATGAACAGCAGCACAGGGGGTCCCGCCGAAGGGGACCCGTTCGACGCCGGGGCGGGCAGTCTGCTGCGGCAGCCGAAGGCCGTCTGGGCGACCGCGGGAGCGTCCGTCGTCGCCTTCATGGGCATCGGACTCGTCGACCCGATCCTGCCCTCCATCGCCAAGGGCCTGGACGCGAGCGCGAGCCAGGTGTCCCTCCTCTTCACCTCGTACTTCCTGATCACCGCCGTCGCGATGCTCGTCACCGGCTTCGCCTCCAGCCGCATCGGCGGCAAGAAGACCCTGCTGCTCGGCCTCGCGCTCGTCGTGGTCTTCGCGGCCCTCTCCGGCACGTCCGGATCGGTCGGCGAGCTCGTCGGCTTCCGGGCGGGCTGGGGACTCGGCAACGCGCTCTTCGTCTCGACCGCCCTCGCCGTCATCGTCGGCGCCGCGGCGGGCGGCAGCGCCGCCGCGATCCTGCTGTACGAGTCCGCGCTCGGCCTCGGCATGGCCTGCGGCCCCCTGGTCGGCGCGCTGCTCGGCGACGCCAGCTGGCGCTACCCGTTCTTCGGCACCGCGGCCCTGATGGCGATCGGCTTCCTCTGCATCACCGCGTTCCTCAAGGAACAGCCGAAGCCCGCACGGAAGACGTCCCTGCTCGACCCGGTCAAGGCGCTCGGCCACGGCGGGCTCGCCTCCGCGGCCGCCTCCGCCTTCTTCTACAACTACACGTTCTTCACCGTGCTGGCCTTCACGCCGTTCGTCCTGAACATGTCCCCGTACAAGTCGGGTGCGGTCTTCTTCGCCTGGGGCGTGCTCCTCGCGGTGTTCTCCGTGCTCGTGGCACCCCGGCTCCAGGCACGCTTCGGCTCGCTGAAGGTGCTCGGCGGCTCACTGGTCCTGCTCGCCGCCGACGTCCTGGTGCTCGGCTACGGCAACCACACGGTCGCCGTCGTCTGCACCATCCTGTCCGGCGCCTTCATCGGCGTGAACAACACCGTGTACACCGAGCTCGCCCTCGGGGTGTCCGACGCGCCGCGCCCCGTGGCCAGCGCCGGCTACAACTTCGTCCGGTGGTTCGCGGCCGCCGCCGCGCCGTTCTTCGCGCCGAAGATCGAGGAGTGGAGCAACATCCACATCCCGTTCGTGGTCGCGGCCGTCACGGCGGTGCTCGGCGCGGCCGTGGTCTGGGTGCGCAGGAACGCCCTCACCCACGAGGCGGAGGAACTGGAACCGAAGCACGCGACCGAGGACAGCGTCACGGTCTTCGCCAACTGA